In Kineococcus sp. NBC_00420, a single genomic region encodes these proteins:
- a CDS encoding alpha/beta hydrolase has product MTARAAEDPRLAALVAESRDFYARRAPGRGPNGPVELERARSASTPPPVSHPAPAVEVLDGVPVRIHVPAARATGVLLELRGGGFFLGSAAASDVRNRELVDALGVAVVSVDHRLAPEDPWPAAPDDCETVARWLVRNAADRFGTERFLLTGFSAGSTLAVVTMVRLRDRGFDHIGGAVLQFGTYDLSGSTPAGRLIADEYFLDAYAGSLADRTHPDFSPVFADLRGLPSVLLVVGADDVLLEDNLAMAERFSAAGVDVDLRVYPASPHGFTGHPTSMARAALADVEDWLQDRLEPTADPFR; this is encoded by the coding sequence GGAGTCCCGCGACTTCTACGCCCGTCGGGCGCCCGGACGCGGTCCGAACGGTCCGGTCGAACTCGAACGGGCCCGCTCCGCGTCGACCCCACCGCCCGTGTCGCACCCCGCGCCGGCCGTGGAGGTGCTCGACGGGGTTCCCGTCCGGATCCACGTCCCGGCCGCTCGTGCGACGGGGGTCCTGCTGGAACTGCGCGGTGGTGGTTTCTTCCTGGGGTCGGCGGCGGCGAGCGACGTCCGCAACCGCGAACTCGTCGACGCCCTCGGGGTCGCGGTGGTCAGCGTCGACCACCGGCTCGCCCCGGAGGACCCCTGGCCCGCCGCCCCGGACGACTGCGAGACCGTGGCGCGCTGGCTCGTCCGCAACGCCGCGGACCGGTTCGGCACGGAGAGGTTCCTCCTCACGGGTTTCTCGGCGGGATCGACCCTGGCCGTCGTGACCATGGTGAGACTGCGGGACAGGGGTTTCGACCACATCGGCGGCGCGGTGCTGCAGTTCGGGACCTACGACCTCAGCGGCTCCACCCCCGCCGGACGCCTCATCGCGGACGAGTACTTCCTCGACGCCTACGCGGGTTCCCTGGCCGACCGGACGCACCCGGACTTCTCGCCCGTCTTCGCCGACCTGCGGGGCCTCCCGTCCGTCCTCCTGGTGGTGGGGGCCGACGACGTGCTGCTCGAGGACAACCTGGCGATGGCCGAGCGGTTCTCGGCCGCCGGGGTCGACGTCGACCTGCGCGTCTACCCCGCCTCGCCGCACGGTTTCACCGGGCACCCGACGTCGATGGCGCGCGCCGCGCTCGCCGACGTCGAGGACTGGCTCCAGGATCGCCTGGAACCCACCGCGGACCCCTTCCGCTGA
- a CDS encoding diguanylate cyclase domain-containing protein, producing the protein MDSGRVSVPSRPRVTVPFEELVQQVPMGVWIHLDDRIVYANRCAEEMLGTGPGQAVGLWMSHLVHPASAQLVQARTARLLSGRALSGSAEVTLLRPGGEEVRIESVETTIELPEGVAVVVTACDVTERVRREQHLAHVATHDGLTGLPNRLLFMDRLEQALSGAARRGGYVLLAFVDLDGFKAVNDRLGHAAGDEVLHRVAQHLLSGSRSGDTVARLAGDEFVVCAELDEAADAEGCVARYAEALARAQRPSDVVAWGASTGVLVCDGTWSAADALAEADRRMYAAKLPRARGTDGLPA; encoded by the coding sequence ATGGACAGCGGACGCGTCAGCGTGCCGTCGCGACCACGGGTCACCGTGCCGTTCGAGGAGCTGGTCCAGCAGGTGCCGATGGGGGTGTGGATCCACCTCGACGACCGGATCGTCTACGCCAACCGCTGCGCCGAGGAGATGCTCGGGACGGGCCCGGGGCAGGCGGTGGGCCTGTGGATGTCGCACCTGGTCCACCCGGCCTCCGCCCAGCTGGTCCAGGCCCGCACCGCCCGCCTGCTGAGCGGGCGGGCGCTGTCCGGGTCGGCGGAGGTCACCCTCCTGCGTCCCGGCGGCGAGGAGGTCCGCATCGAGTCGGTGGAGACCACGATCGAGCTCCCCGAGGGGGTCGCGGTGGTCGTGACGGCCTGCGACGTCACCGAGCGCGTCCGCCGTGAGCAGCACCTGGCCCACGTGGCCACCCACGACGGCCTCACCGGCCTGCCCAACCGGCTGCTGTTCATGGACCGCCTCGAGCAGGCGCTGAGCGGTGCGGCCCGCCGGGGTGGGTACGTGCTGCTGGCCTTCGTCGACCTCGACGGGTTCAAGGCCGTCAACGACCGGCTGGGGCACGCCGCCGGGGACGAGGTCCTGCACCGCGTCGCGCAGCACCTGCTCAGCGGTTCGCGCAGCGGTGACACCGTCGCACGACTGGCCGGGGACGAGTTCGTCGTCTGCGCCGAGCTCGACGAGGCCGCCGACGCCGAGGGGTGCGTGGCCCGCTACGCGGAGGCTCTCGCCCGGGCGCAGCGACCCTCGGACGTCGTCGCGTGGGGGGCGAGCACCGGTGTCCTCGTGTGCGACGGGACCTGGTCGGCCGCCGACGCCCTCGCCGAGGCGGACCGGCGCATGTACGCCGCGAAGCTGCCCCGGGCCCGCGGGACGGACGGCCTCCCGGCCTGA
- a CDS encoding pyridoxamine 5'-phosphate oxidase family protein, with protein MPPPLSPELEDRLLTERTVWLTTLRPDGSPHTTPVWFVHEPGTWWIGSGGRNVKVRNLSLDPRVSLALPDGDHPVVAEGVAHVHRDGFPRHVVRGFAAKYGGWDITVPVHPGGAQVLFEVPVTRWLLTGAAQ; from the coding sequence GTGCCGCCACCGCTGAGCCCCGAGCTCGAGGACCGTCTGCTGACGGAACGCACCGTCTGGCTGACGACCCTGCGTCCCGACGGATCGCCCCACACGACTCCCGTCTGGTTCGTCCACGAGCCCGGCACCTGGTGGATCGGTAGCGGCGGGCGCAACGTCAAGGTGCGCAACCTGTCGCTCGACCCCCGGGTGTCGCTGGCCCTGCCGGACGGGGACCACCCGGTGGTCGCCGAGGGTGTCGCGCACGTGCACCGGGACGGCTTCCCGCGGCACGTCGTCCGGGGTTTCGCGGCCAAGTACGGCGGGTGGGACATCACCGTCCCGGTGCACCCCGGGGGCGCGCAGGTGCTCTTCGAGGTGCCCGTCACCCGCTGGCTCCTGACGGGTGCCGCGCAGTAG
- a CDS encoding MerR family transcriptional regulator has translation MRIGEVAKEAGVSVRALRYYEEQGLLTSDRAPSGQRHYPVSAVERVRFIQNLYTAGLGSKAVLRILPCMEHGVLTDEMQDRLLAERERIQTQLEELTATRDKLDEVIRLGEAYRRDPAAQGCERAS, from the coding sequence GTGCGCATCGGTGAGGTCGCGAAGGAGGCGGGGGTGAGTGTCCGCGCCCTGCGCTACTACGAGGAGCAGGGGTTGCTGACCTCCGACCGCGCTCCGAGCGGACAACGGCACTACCCGGTCTCGGCCGTGGAACGGGTGAGGTTCATCCAGAACCTCTACACGGCGGGGCTGGGCAGCAAGGCGGTCCTGCGGATCCTGCCGTGCATGGAGCACGGGGTCCTCACCGACGAGATGCAGGACCGGCTGCTCGCCGAACGTGAACGCATCCAGACCCAGCTCGAGGAGCTGACCGCGACCCGGGACAAGCTCGACGAGGTCATCCGCCTCGGGGAGGCCTACCGCCGCGACCCGGCCGCACAGGGCTGCGAGCGCGCGTCGTGA
- a CDS encoding SDR family oxidoreductase produces the protein MDIDSTTTALVTGANRGIGRHFAGQLLERGATVYAAARNPASIDLPGARAIALDITDPEAVAAAAREAGDVNLLVNNAGISTGANLLDADLDGVRAELDVNFWGTLSMVRAFAPVLARNGGGAIANVSSALSWFAYPGTGAYAVSKAANWNMSNALRLELHGQGTLVTSVHLGSAETDMTKGYDVPKIDPADAARATLDGIVAGKIEILVDDWSEMIKASLAKDPAEFYRQFLTA, from the coding sequence ATGGACATCGACAGCACCACCACGGCACTCGTCACCGGCGCCAACCGCGGCATCGGGCGCCACTTCGCCGGCCAGCTCCTCGAGCGGGGCGCGACGGTCTACGCCGCCGCCCGCAACCCCGCCTCGATCGACCTGCCCGGCGCCCGGGCGATCGCGCTCGACATCACCGACCCCGAGGCCGTCGCGGCCGCGGCCCGCGAGGCGGGCGACGTGAACCTCCTCGTGAACAACGCCGGGATCTCCACCGGTGCGAACCTCCTCGACGCCGACCTCGACGGCGTCCGCGCCGAACTGGACGTCAACTTCTGGGGGACCCTGTCCATGGTCCGCGCCTTCGCCCCGGTCCTGGCCCGCAACGGCGGCGGGGCCATCGCGAACGTCTCCTCGGCGCTGTCCTGGTTCGCCTACCCGGGCACCGGCGCCTACGCCGTGTCCAAGGCGGCGAACTGGAACATGAGCAACGCCCTGCGCCTGGAACTCCACGGCCAGGGAACCCTGGTCACCTCCGTCCACCTGGGGTCGGCCGAGACGGACATGACCAAGGGCTACGACGTTCCCAAGATCGACCCGGCCGACGCGGCCCGCGCGACCCTCGACGGCATCGTGGCGGGGAAGATCGAGATCCTCGTCGACGACTGGAGCGAGATGATCAAGGCCTCCCTCGCCAAGGACCCGGCCGAGTTCTACCGCCAGTTCCTCACGGCCTGA
- a CDS encoding dihydrofolate reductase family protein — MGQIHLELFATLDLVGQAPGGPDEDPVGFGFGGWQAPLLDEVSGAQVGAAYEGTDALLLGRRTYEIFAGYWPDQTGGDIATLFNRVPKYVASRGRPDLSWAGSTLLGRDLAASVREIRDRHENVKVVGSLNLVQTLLREKLFDVLDLWIHPIVLGEGKKVFDGGAVPTNLTLLEPPSAGPQGAVHLRYGLADGVPATGDMG; from the coding sequence GTGGGCCAGATCCACCTCGAGCTGTTCGCGACCCTCGACCTCGTGGGCCAGGCCCCCGGCGGCCCCGACGAGGACCCGGTCGGGTTCGGGTTCGGGGGGTGGCAGGCGCCTCTGCTGGACGAGGTCAGCGGGGCGCAGGTCGGTGCCGCCTACGAGGGCACGGACGCCCTGCTGCTCGGCCGTCGGACGTACGAGATCTTCGCCGGCTACTGGCCGGACCAGACCGGGGGCGACATCGCGACCCTCTTCAACCGCGTCCCCAAGTACGTGGCCTCACGCGGTCGGCCCGACCTCTCCTGGGCCGGCTCGACGCTGCTGGGCCGCGACCTCGCGGCCTCCGTCCGCGAGATCCGCGACCGGCACGAGAACGTCAAGGTCGTGGGGAGCCTGAACCTCGTCCAGACGCTGCTGCGCGAGAAGCTCTTCGACGTCCTCGACCTCTGGATCCACCCGATCGTGCTGGGGGAGGGCAAGAAGGTCTTCGACGGCGGCGCGGTGCCGACCAACCTCACCCTGCTCGAACCGCCGTCGGCCGGGCCCCAGGGCGCGGTGCACCTGCGCTACGGCCTCGCCGACGGGGTGCCCGCGACCGGCGACATGGGGTAG
- the add gene encoding adenosine deaminase → MIEELDKAELHVHLEGTLEASELLRMARENDVDVPYTNVEDVDAAYEFSSLQSFLDVFFQGCRVLRRRDDFADLATTYLRRAAADGVTRAEVFFGPQTFLANGVPLEDQLEGLFDGFARAHEETGIDAALVASAQRHRSEDDALAMLEAVMPWADRIVGFGLGSSELGNPPSKFLRYFDAARERGFWTTCHAGEEGPASYVWEALDLCRVDRIDHGVAIASDPTLVDRVVRDQVPLTMCPVSNLRLKVVPDLASHPIRELFDAGALVTVNSDDPTYFGGHVADNYRRLRDDAGFSEAELTQLARNSLTASWT, encoded by the coding sequence GTGATCGAGGAACTCGACAAGGCCGAACTGCACGTCCACCTCGAGGGGACACTGGAGGCCTCCGAGCTGTTGCGGATGGCCCGGGAGAACGACGTCGACGTGCCGTACACGAACGTCGAGGACGTCGACGCGGCGTACGAGTTCTCCAGCCTCCAGTCCTTCCTCGACGTGTTCTTCCAGGGGTGCCGGGTGCTGCGCCGTCGCGACGACTTCGCCGACCTGGCCACCACCTACCTGCGCCGGGCGGCGGCCGACGGGGTCACCCGGGCCGAGGTCTTCTTCGGTCCGCAGACGTTCCTGGCCAACGGTGTCCCGCTCGAGGACCAGCTCGAGGGGCTCTTCGACGGCTTCGCCCGCGCCCACGAGGAGACCGGTATCGACGCCGCGCTCGTCGCGAGTGCGCAACGCCACCGTTCGGAGGACGACGCGCTGGCGATGCTGGAGGCCGTGATGCCCTGGGCCGACCGCATCGTGGGGTTCGGCCTGGGTTCCTCCGAACTCGGCAACCCGCCGTCGAAGTTCCTCCGGTACTTCGACGCCGCCCGGGAACGGGGTTTCTGGACGACCTGCCACGCGGGCGAGGAGGGGCCGGCCTCCTACGTCTGGGAGGCCCTCGACCTCTGCCGCGTGGACCGGATCGACCACGGGGTGGCGATCGCGAGCGACCCCACCCTGGTGGACCGGGTGGTTCGGGACCAGGTACCGCTGACGATGTGCCCGGTGTCGAACCTCCGGCTCAAGGTCGTCCCCGACCTGGCGTCGCACCCGATCCGGGAACTCTTCGACGCGGGAGCCCTGGTGACGGTCAACTCCGACGACCCGACCTACTTCGGCGGCCACGTCGCGGACAACTACCGACGCCTGCGCGACGACGCCGGGTTCAGCGAGGCCGAACTGACGCAGCTCGCGCGCAACAGCCTGACCGCCAGCTGGACGTGA
- a CDS encoding SpoIIE family protein phosphatase has protein sequence MADAVRDFAALFDGLPAAFLVMDRELVIVEANQAYCRLLGRDRDQLVGRHVFDAFPPTAGSLSEDGGNPLEAAFLRTRDEGSTESLPLFTYDVGDPTTGELVQRWWSLVCAPLPGADGSTDHVMQRIEDVTDYVRDRSHTRDVEAELFVRLREVESARAAERSAAQRVSALGGAALRLAQAQHQEVLIEVVAGLGLEAVGATSVEIALVPLGDPAGPLDLWQVTTTAERRVTTRGALSRDQGSHLATALGTGLRSIEPECVVVPLSAGDGPLGALAFCWPETRAIPDVDVDLVETIAVQYGQAVARLRARETEQAVAADAVSMSEALQRSLLTEPRQPEDVLVVARYRPAAQRAQIGGDWYDSFRTADGRTTLVVGDVSGHDEESAAVMGQVRNLLRGIAYCSTAGPATVLTRLDHALADLDVGGLATSVLLTLQEGPGEGERTMRWSNAGAPPPLLRSPDGSATLLQPEPELLLGLDPETGRSDHRLVLPLGAGVLLFTDGLVERRDASIEDGLEWLRRTVSGMPHHNLEQICDELLRMVEGYAEDDVVLLGVQVLAPQQHDVDLRSVAVPGATARPRRR, from the coding sequence ATGGCCGACGCCGTGCGCGACTTCGCCGCGCTGTTCGACGGGTTGCCGGCGGCGTTCCTCGTCATGGACCGGGAACTGGTCATCGTCGAGGCGAACCAGGCCTACTGCCGACTCCTCGGGCGCGACCGGGACCAGCTGGTCGGGCGCCACGTCTTCGACGCGTTCCCGCCCACGGCGGGGTCCCTGTCCGAGGACGGTGGGAACCCACTGGAGGCCGCCTTCCTGCGCACCCGCGACGAGGGCAGCACGGAATCGTTGCCGCTGTTCACCTACGACGTCGGCGACCCCACCACCGGGGAGCTCGTCCAGCGATGGTGGTCGTTGGTCTGCGCACCGCTGCCGGGCGCGGACGGGAGCACGGACCACGTCATGCAGCGCATCGAGGACGTCACCGACTACGTGCGGGACCGTTCGCACACCCGCGACGTGGAGGCCGAACTCTTCGTCCGCCTCCGTGAGGTCGAATCGGCGAGAGCGGCGGAACGTTCGGCGGCGCAACGGGTCAGTGCCCTCGGCGGCGCGGCGCTGCGCCTCGCCCAGGCTCAGCACCAGGAGGTGCTGATCGAGGTGGTGGCCGGTCTGGGACTGGAAGCCGTGGGCGCGACCAGCGTCGAGATCGCCCTGGTCCCGCTCGGCGATCCCGCCGGGCCCCTCGACCTCTGGCAGGTCACGACCACGGCGGAGCGGCGGGTGACCACCCGGGGCGCACTGTCCCGGGACCAGGGCTCCCACCTCGCCACCGCCCTCGGGACCGGCCTGCGCTCGATCGAGCCCGAGTGCGTCGTCGTCCCGCTGAGCGCCGGCGACGGTCCGCTCGGCGCACTGGCCTTCTGCTGGCCGGAGACCCGGGCGATCCCCGACGTGGACGTGGACCTCGTGGAGACGATCGCGGTCCAGTACGGCCAGGCCGTCGCCCGGCTCCGAGCCCGCGAGACCGAGCAGGCCGTCGCCGCGGACGCGGTCAGCATGTCCGAGGCGTTGCAGCGCAGCCTGTTGACCGAACCGCGCCAGCCCGAGGACGTCCTCGTCGTCGCTCGCTACCGACCGGCCGCGCAGCGCGCCCAGATCGGCGGCGACTGGTACGACAGCTTCCGGACCGCCGACGGCCGCACGACGCTGGTCGTCGGGGACGTCAGCGGGCACGACGAGGAGTCCGCCGCGGTGATGGGTCAGGTCCGGAACCTGTTGCGCGGCATCGCCTACTGCAGCACGGCGGGGCCGGCGACCGTCCTGACCCGCCTCGACCACGCCCTGGCGGACCTCGACGTGGGTGGCCTCGCCACCTCCGTCCTGCTCACGCTGCAGGAGGGGCCGGGCGAGGGGGAACGCACGATGCGCTGGAGCAACGCCGGCGCCCCGCCGCCGCTGCTGCGCTCGCCGGACGGTTCGGCGACCCTGTTGCAGCCGGAACCGGAACTCCTGCTGGGACTCGACCCGGAGACCGGACGCAGCGACCACCGACTGGTCCTGCCCCTCGGGGCGGGCGTCCTGCTGTTCACCGACGGACTCGTGGAACGTCGCGACGCCAGCATCGAGGACGGGCTGGAGTGGTTGCGGCGCACCGTGTCCGGGATGCCCCACCACAACCTGGAGCAGATCTGCGACGAGCTGCTGAGGATGGTCGAGGGCTACGCCGAGGACGACGTCGTGCTCCTCGGCGTGCAGGTCCTGGCCCCCCAGCAGCACGACGTCGACCTCAGGTCCGTGGCAGTTCCCGGAGCCACTGCTCGACCTCGGCGACGGTGA
- a CDS encoding RNA-binding S4 domain-containing protein codes for MTRIDQWTWAVRLYKSRSLASAAVKAGHVRVNDERAKPSTSVHVGDEVRVRVEGYEKVFEVVQLLEKRVGAPIAQAAYVDNSPPPPPKDEFFGAFGTRDRGAGRPTKRDRREMERLRGEPPQD; via the coding sequence TTGACCCGCATCGACCAGTGGACGTGGGCGGTGCGGCTCTACAAGAGCCGCTCGCTCGCGTCCGCCGCCGTGAAGGCGGGACACGTGCGCGTCAACGACGAACGCGCGAAACCCTCGACCAGCGTGCACGTCGGCGACGAGGTGCGCGTGCGGGTCGAGGGGTACGAGAAGGTCTTCGAGGTGGTGCAGCTGCTCGAGAAGCGGGTGGGCGCCCCGATCGCGCAGGCCGCCTACGTCGACAACTCCCCACCACCGCCCCCGAAGGACGAGTTCTTCGGCGCGTTCGGCACCCGTGACCGCGGGGCCGGACGTCCGACCAAGCGCGACCGTCGCGAGATGGAACGCCTCCGCGGAGAACCCCCGCAGGACTGA
- a CDS encoding NmrA family NAD(P)-binding protein: MIVVTGATGALNGVTVDHLLERVPASEIAVVARDLAKAQRFADRGIEVRRGDYADPASLPTAFAGADQLLLVSSSDPRADAVALHRNAIGAAVAAGVGRILYTSHQGAAAGTPFGPGRDHAATEELLAGSGLPWTSLRNGFYAHSLGWLSGPWRETGRITVPAEGPVSWTAREDAGEAAAVVLTSPTPFEGPTTLTATAAPTFAEVAETASAIAGRTIELEVLAPEAWVAAQVAAGTQEFMARFLLGMYQAAEQGFFAGTDPLLADLLGREPQTVRDVLERPAVH; this comes from the coding sequence ATGATCGTCGTCACCGGTGCGACCGGCGCCCTCAACGGCGTCACCGTCGACCACCTGCTCGAACGCGTCCCGGCGAGCGAGATCGCCGTCGTGGCGCGCGACCTCGCGAAGGCGCAGCGCTTCGCCGACCGCGGGATCGAGGTCCGCCGCGGCGACTACGCCGACCCGGCCTCGCTGCCCACCGCCTTCGCCGGGGCGGACCAGCTGCTGCTGGTCTCCTCCAGCGACCCGCGTGCCGATGCGGTCGCCCTGCACCGCAACGCCATCGGGGCCGCCGTGGCCGCCGGCGTCGGGCGGATCCTCTACACCAGCCACCAGGGGGCGGCCGCGGGAACCCCGTTCGGGCCGGGCCGTGACCACGCCGCCACCGAGGAACTGCTGGCCGGTTCCGGCCTGCCCTGGACCTCGTTGCGCAACGGGTTCTACGCGCACAGCCTGGGCTGGCTGAGCGGACCCTGGCGCGAGACCGGGCGGATCACCGTCCCGGCCGAGGGGCCCGTCTCCTGGACGGCGCGCGAGGACGCGGGGGAGGCGGCGGCGGTGGTCCTCACGTCCCCGACCCCGTTCGAGGGCCCGACGACCCTCACCGCGACCGCCGCCCCGACGTTCGCCGAGGTGGCCGAGACCGCCTCCGCGATCGCGGGACGCACGATCGAGCTCGAGGTCCTCGCGCCGGAGGCGTGGGTCGCCGCGCAGGTCGCCGCCGGCACCCAGGAGTTCATGGCCCGGTTCCTGCTGGGCATGTACCAGGCGGCCGAGCAGGGGTTCTTCGCCGGGACCGACCCGTTGCTCGCCGACCTGCTGGGCCGGGAACCGCAGACCGTCCGGGACGTGCTCGAACGGCCTGCGGTGCACTGA
- the pgm gene encoding phosphoglucomutase (alpha-D-glucose-1,6-bisphosphate-dependent) — protein sequence MTTSRAGQLAEPSDLIDVSHVVTAYYATQPDPSDVGQRVAFGTSGHRGSSLDAAFNENHILATTQAIVDYRREQGFDGPLFIGRDTHALSEPAWVSALEVLVANDVTVLVDDRDSWTPTPAVSHAILRANRDGSSIRTTGSGLADGIVVTPSHNPPRDGGFKYNPPNGGPADTDATGWIARKANAYLEAGLEGVQRVPFAKARAAAQGYDFIGTYVDDLPNVLDIDAIRDAGIRIGADPLGGASVEFWQAIADRHRLDLTVVNPLVDPTWRFMTLDWDEKIRMDCSSPSAMASLIAKRDQFQIATGNDADSDRHGIVTPDGLMNPNHYLAVAIQYLFGNRKGWPQSAAIGKTLVSSSMIDRVAESLGRTLLEVPVGFKWFVPGLLDASVGFGGEESAGASFLRKDGSVWSTDKDGILLALLASEMTAVTGRTPSQHYADLTAQFGAPEYKRSDAAATREQKATLSKLSADQVSATELAGERIVAKLTEAPGNGAAIGGLKVVTETAWFAARPSGTEDVYKIYAESFQGAEHLARVQAEAQELVDGVLAS from the coding sequence ATGACGACATCGCGCGCAGGACAGCTCGCAGAACCCTCGGACCTCATCGACGTCTCGCACGTCGTCACGGCCTACTACGCGACCCAGCCGGACCCCTCCGACGTCGGGCAGCGCGTCGCGTTCGGCACCTCGGGCCACCGCGGGTCCAGCCTCGACGCGGCGTTCAACGAGAACCACATCCTCGCCACCACGCAGGCGATCGTGGACTACCGCCGTGAGCAGGGCTTCGACGGTCCGCTGTTCATCGGTCGCGACACCCACGCGCTGTCGGAACCGGCGTGGGTCTCCGCCCTCGAGGTCCTCGTCGCCAACGACGTCACCGTGCTCGTCGACGACCGTGACTCCTGGACCCCGACGCCGGCGGTCTCGCACGCGATCCTGCGCGCGAACCGCGACGGCTCCTCGATCCGCACGACCGGTAGCGGCCTGGCCGACGGGATCGTCGTCACCCCCTCGCACAACCCGCCCCGCGACGGTGGTTTCAAGTACAACCCGCCGAACGGCGGCCCCGCCGACACCGACGCGACCGGCTGGATCGCCAGGAAGGCCAACGCCTACCTCGAGGCCGGCCTCGAGGGCGTGCAGCGGGTCCCGTTCGCGAAGGCTCGCGCCGCCGCGCAGGGGTACGACTTCATCGGCACCTACGTCGACGACCTCCCGAACGTCCTGGACATCGACGCGATCCGCGACGCGGGGATCCGCATCGGCGCCGACCCGCTCGGCGGGGCGAGCGTCGAGTTCTGGCAGGCCATCGCGGACCGTCACCGGCTCGACCTGACGGTCGTGAACCCGCTGGTGGACCCGACCTGGCGGTTCATGACGCTGGACTGGGACGAGAAGATCCGGATGGACTGCTCCTCGCCGTCCGCGATGGCCTCGCTCATCGCCAAGCGCGACCAGTTCCAGATCGCCACCGGCAACGACGCCGACTCCGACCGCCACGGCATCGTCACCCCCGACGGGCTGATGAACCCCAACCACTACCTCGCCGTCGCGATCCAGTACCTGTTCGGCAACCGGAAGGGCTGGCCGCAGAGCGCCGCCATCGGCAAGACGCTGGTGTCGAGCTCGATGATCGACCGCGTGGCGGAGTCCCTCGGTCGCACGCTGCTCGAGGTCCCCGTCGGGTTCAAGTGGTTCGTCCCGGGCCTGCTGGACGCCTCCGTCGGCTTCGGCGGCGAGGAGAGCGCGGGCGCGTCGTTCCTGCGCAAGGACGGTTCGGTCTGGAGCACCGACAAGGACGGCATCCTGCTGGCCCTGCTCGCCTCCGAGATGACCGCTGTGACGGGGAGGACCCCCAGCCAGCACTACGCCGACCTGACCGCGCAGTTCGGGGCGCCGGAGTACAAGCGTTCCGACGCCGCCGCCACCCGGGAGCAGAAGGCGACGCTGTCGAAGCTCTCCGCGGACCAGGTCAGCGCGACCGAACTCGCGGGCGAGAGGATCGTCGCGAAGCTCACCGAGGCGCCCGGCAACGGGGCGGCGATCGGTGGCCTCAAGGTCGTCACCGAGACCGCGTGGTTCGCCGCCCGCCCGTCGGGCACCGAGGACGTCTACAAGATCTACGCCGAGTCCTTCCAGGGCGCCGAGCACCTCGCCCGGGTGCAGGCCGAGGCGCAGGAACTCGTCGACGGAGTTCTCGCGAGTTGA
- a CDS encoding TetR/AcrR family transcriptional regulator has translation MTETTDRRSDTRSRIVDAAARLLREQGPAAVTTRRVAEAAGLQAPAIYRLFGDKDGLLEAVAEHVMSGYVTAKAAVAAAATAEEVDPLADLRRGWNSQIEFGVTNPTLFRLLSDPDRVVRSPAAESGRQVLAARVHRLAASGRLRVAETLAVDLFQAAGVGTITTLLASPPERRDPGLADAMFEAVLRQILTDATDPVEDASIAVAFRALAPELDVLSEGERRLLVEWLDRVIARR, from the coding sequence GTGACCGAGACGACCGACCGCCGCAGCGACACCCGGTCGAGGATCGTGGACGCCGCCGCCCGACTCCTGCGCGAGCAGGGGCCCGCCGCCGTGACCACCCGTCGGGTCGCCGAGGCCGCCGGACTGCAGGCCCCCGCCATCTACCGCCTCTTCGGGGACAAGGACGGGCTGCTCGAGGCCGTCGCCGAGCACGTCATGTCCGGCTACGTCACCGCGAAGGCCGCCGTCGCGGCCGCCGCGACGGCCGAGGAGGTCGACCCGCTGGCGGACCTGCGCCGCGGCTGGAACTCCCAGATCGAGTTCGGGGTCACGAACCCGACCCTGTTCCGCCTCCTGAGCGATCCGGACCGCGTGGTGCGTTCCCCCGCAGCCGAATCCGGACGCCAGGTCCTCGCGGCCCGGGTCCACCGGCTCGCCGCCAGCGGCCGCCTCCGCGTCGCCGAAACCCTCGCCGTCGACCTCTTCCAGGCCGCCGGGGTCGGCACCATCACCACCCTGCTCGCCTCCCCGCCGGAACGGCGCGACCCCGGTCTGGCCGATGCGATGTTCGAGGCCGTCCTGCGTCAGATCCTCACCGACGCCACCGACCCCGTGGAGGACGCCTCGATCGCCGTCGCGTTCCGCGCGCTCGCGCCGGAACTCGACGTGCTCAGCGAGGGCGAGCGCCGGTTGCTCGTCGAGTGGCTCGACCGGGTGATCGCCCGGCGGTGA